The Coffea arabica cultivar ET-39 chromosome 2c, Coffea Arabica ET-39 HiFi, whole genome shotgun sequence genome includes the window CATGTCACTGTGGTCAAATATTTGACCATATAAGATTTTTTTTATACTGACCCTTTCTTGTTCACTCTTGCCACATACTTCATCTTGTAGTTGGTGGCAGGAAGCTCATGACCAATTGAATCCAAGCTTGGGCATTGAATTATAGTATTACACGGCATGAATTAGTACCTACCTAAAATCAATAGAATTGAAAACTAACAGATGCTTTCTTTTGGAGACCTAGAATCCATCTCCACTTCTGGTTGTTAGATAGAAGTATTATTCGTGCTACTAAGATAACAATGAACAGAGAAATCTCGCACAGGAGACATATCATGTTATAGAGGCTGACCATTTCCACCAATGAGAAGGAGACGAGCTATGAGTAAGAAATGCATCTTATAAAGTTCGCAAGCCCTATCATGTTCAGTCCTTGATTTGCCAGggaaagaaacaccaaaatttgCCAGGGGtgcacaaaattttgaggtgtCTAAATTAAGAAAGACTAGAGTAAACATCCTCAAGATAATGCTGGCATATTATTATATAAGCTGGATAAAAGACAATATCTACAGCAACCAATGGGGGAAGAAAAATCCCAGGGGTTTAAATTCAGAAAAATGCTAGAAGTCTCAACTTTCAAGGGAATCAAAGTCAGAATCTACAACCTTTAACCGTCTGGCAAGCTCATTAGCATGCAGCACATTAGAAAGCTTGGATTGACCATAAGCAAGGTATCTGTTGTACCTGCAGCGTAAAAGTGTGAGAACATGTGAGAGGTTTTTCAAGAATGATGGTCAAAAGACCTCCCCGCACTACCTCCCTACACACCATCCCTTAATAATTCAACACAAATTTCATtaacaattttttctttttctaatcgAGGGAACTCTCTAAAAATCTTACAGTTTCTACATGATAATGTCACAGACAAGGCATGGGGGCTATCCTCTCATTCTCCCCTAATCCTGCCTCTCTTTCTTCGCAAACCTTCTAGAAAATGATGGCTATGATTTTTTCCTATATTACCTGTAAAACAGTTCTAACTTAATACTTTGACATGTTTGCTTTATGTTTATCCCCATTTACACGAGAAAATTGCATGCCATTTATTTGTGTATCAGTATATTGTATACTATGAGATGTACTCAATAACTACTGCTTAAGAAGTATCTGCAATTTTATACTTCCTAAGTCTACTTGTTGGCATGGTGAGCGGTTCGAGATATAGGTATGAATAGGTTTTACTTTTCACAGGTAGGTGGCTACTTGGACTCTCAGGAGTACCCAAAAATTTAAATCTCAACCACCACATGACAAAACACACGGCATTTTATGAAACAAGGAGAGAGAAGAAACAGATTCTCAGTATGGTAGTACCTTCAAGCTAAGACATGAGTTTGAAGCTTTGAcattaagaagaagaagaagaaaaaaaaaaaagaaggaaagaacaaTGATAAACTACGGTTTGAGAGTCTAGAACAGAATAACATATAGAAAGATTAACACAATTAAGCACTGGCAACCACAAGCTTACCCTTCTTGATCGTTGATTTTATCAAAACGCACACCTTCACGATAGGTATAGCGGTGAAATTCTGATGCAACAATCACGATCCTTCCCTCTCTCTTAGTTTGATGACATGTTTTCTTCATTGTGTCCAACAACAAGTTAGTCAAAAGAAAATGACCTGCATAACAGATACAAAACTAAAGATGGTTATGAAGATAAAGTGTTGATGTCAACAAGAACCATGCTGAGTTCCAATCCATCCAATTACTGCTAAAGAATTTGAAGAATAGGACCTACCTAAGTGATTTGTGGCAAACTGCAATTCAATGTCGTCCTTGGATAGCTCGAATGTGGTCCCCATGACTCCAGCATTATTACTTAACATAAAGAAGACAGAGACCAATCCCAGgagtcaaaaacaaaaaaaaagaataaacgaATAAGCAAattataagcaaataaaatttacaaaatcacaaaaaataccaGGCACTTAATAAAGAGACAAGATGAGGGGAGACAAAGTTAGAAGAGTCTGATTGCTGTATAGGTAGCATTTACTTACATTAGGATATTCAAGGGACGGCCAGACGAATTAAACTCCTTTGCAAAATTTCTCACAGATGCAAGTGAACTGAGATCTAACTCCAAGACATCAACTTTAGCTTCAGGGGTTTCCTTAACAATTGCATCTTTGACCTCTTGGCCAGCAGCCATGTTTCTGACCCCCATTATAACACTGACACCACGCAGTGCAAGAACACGAGCTGTTTCAGCACCAATACCACTTGAAGCCCCTGCAATTTTGTTTGTTATTATACTACGTCATTCCATGCGTTCAAACCGATCCTCTTAATCAATCATAAAGGCCCACAGTCATGAACAAGAAAACGAAAACGAAAGTACTGATGTGCTAGACGAGTATAAACAAATTGAAGGGCAACAAAACAAGGAGATTATTTTTGAAGCAGCGTTCACTTCTAcacaaaagagaagaagaaaaaagaatagaGAAATTTAGGgagctgaaaatttttttaaaaaaacatatGTGGACAGAAAGGTCGAATTGAGAAGGAACGGAGAGACAAGAGCAAGTAGAGGACCTGTGACGATGGCGGTGAGACCAGAGCCATCAATCCCCTGCGTGACTTCCTCAGCAGTGGAAGAGGATGAGAACCCAGAtggcccttttcttttgaaaagcCACATCTTTGTTCA containing:
- the LOC113725003 gene encoding short-chain dehydrogenase TIC 32, chloroplastic isoform X1, translating into MWLFKRKGPSGFSSSSTAEEVTQGIDGSGLTAIVTGASSGIGAETARVLALRGVSVIMGVRNMAAGQEVKDAIVKETPEAKVDVLELDLSSLASVRNFAKEFNSSGRPLNILINNAGVMGTTFELSKDDIELQFATNHLGHFLLTNLLLDTMKKTCHQTKREGRIVIVASEFHRYTYREGVRFDKINDQEGYNRYLAYGQSKLSNVLHANELARRLKQEDDADITANSLHPGGITTNLYRHSGIFRGLGSIIGKFVYKNIPQGASTTCYVALHPQVKGIRGEYFDNCNIAKASSMAMDADLARRLWDFSVSLTKPNDS
- the LOC113725003 gene encoding short-chain dehydrogenase TIC 32, chloroplastic isoform X2, which produces MWLFKRKGPSGFSSSSTAEEVTQGIDGSGLTAIVTGASSGIGAETARVLALRGVSVIMGVRNMAAGQEVKDAIVKETPEAKVDVLELDLSSLASVRNFAKEFNSSGRPLNILINNAGVMGTTFELSKDDIELQFATNHLGHFLLTNLLLDTMKKTCHQTKREGRIVIVASEFHRYTYREGVRFDKINDQEGYNRYLAYGQSKLSNVLHANELARRLKEDDADITANSLHPGGITTNLYRHSGIFRGLGSIIGKFVYKNIPQGASTTCYVALHPQVKGIRGEYFDNCNIAKASSMAMDADLARRLWDFSVSLTKPNDS